The sequence ATCAAAGTCATCAACTAAAACGATGATCTTGCCATTTTCGATATCTTCTTTGTACGTGCCTAAAACCTCTTCATCTGCCTGATAACCCATATCTGTTGTGTCCACTTCATCTTCATCCGGCGTAAAAGCATCTTTAACTTTTTCCATAAAGGACTCGTCTTCTTTGTCTTTCTTAGCATGCTCTGTATTGATTCCTACTCCTAATGAATCAGGAATGGAACGAGCCGTTTCATGGTTGGTCACGAGTGTGATCAGTTTTTTTGCATAGCCCTCAGCAACGACTTTATCAATCGCTCTCTCAGCTTCATCTAAAGTTGAATAACTTCCTTGTACAAATTTCCCCATCTTATATTCCTCCTAATGAGTCATTTAAACCACAAGTTAAGTATACAAGTGATGTTCGAATTCGACAAAGAAAACGATTTCTATACTAAAAAAACAAAATAAAAAAGCATTCCCCTGAGGAAATACTTTTTTCAAAAGCAAACCACTAAGGTTTAGCTCAATTTTTAAAATCCATACTCCGCGTCTTTCTGTTGTTGAATAGCCGCATAAGCATCAACCAGCATGATCGTGTCTTCTACTAAACGCTCAATACGAAAGAGTATACCTGGATTGATGTTTTCTTTTCTGTAAAAAACTTTTTCTTTTATAAAACATAAGTTGATACGATGTGAGCTTTCATATAGCTTAGAAACTGACCGGCAACAGATCAAAAATGTTTTTTAACGTTGCTGGAATGGAAGCTTGGAAGGTCGAGGTACCGATAATAATAGCGTCTGCTGCCATAATCGTTTCCGCTATATATTTCGCATCTCCATCATATTCCCAATAGTTCCGGCCATCACTAAATACCATTTCATATTCGGCTAAATCCAATAACTATCATTCAGTAAAGCGGACCCAATGTCAAAGACATTAAAAAAAAGAGACCTTATGCAACACCCAATAAAAATTGCTTCCTGTAAAAAAGGAATAGGTCTATTTTTTTAACTACTTGTTCTGATTTTTTTAGTACCCTCTTGTAAATCGTTAACGTTCAACTATCTTTTTACTAATCAAGGATTACCTTGGTGTGCCAAAAAGCTGAGCAGCATAGAGTGTTTCTCCATCATAGTAAACCCCAATGCCGATTTCTTCAAAATTTTCACGCACCATATTTTCATAATGTCCGGGACTATTTTTCCAACCACCAAACATTAATTCAGCCATACCCTCCTCGTCTAAATAATACGTGGCCATACCAATATTCTCGCCTACTAACTGATAAACATATTCATATTCTGGTTCTTCAAATATAGTCGCCATTTCCCTTCCATCTGGACGCGTATGGGCAAATGACTCTTTCGTTTCTTTGGCTCTTTGGCGACTCGCTTTTTTCAATTGTTCATTTGGTTTTAATGCATTTAAATTCTTTTCCTGGCGCAAATCATTTAAGAGCTCAAGTATATGATCTTCTATTGCCACATAATCAATAGTAGATGTTTCATCTTCTTCATCAATAGTTGCTGGAACTGAGGAACTTGATTCTGCTGCTTTGTTGTTAGGCACTTGGGGCATTGATGATTCTGATTCATCAGGAAGCAAAATCTTCCAATCTTGAGGGACAGGAATCTTTTCAGTTATAAAAGAAAGGGCATCGCCGATCTTTGTTCCATCTAAAACATTCGTGCTTCCCAGCCAAAAACCAATCACAATGGCTAAAGCAAGCATAACTACAGTGGATAAAAAACGTTTCATTTAACCGGTCCCTTCATTTTGACCTTTTTACAGCTGTTTGAAAAACAAGGAGTGATCAAGCATTATCATAAGCTTTTTGTAATTCTGTTATCTCTAGTTTTTTTCATTTTGAACATAGCAGTTGAAACAGCATCCCGTTTGACCGGATCAGCATCTGTTAAAAGTTTTCTTAATACAGTAGGAACAACTTGCCAAGAAATACCGTATTTATCGGTTAGCCAACCGCATTCTCCCGGCTCGCCTTCTAATACTAAAGTATCCCAGATGGTATCAACTTCTAATTGGGTCTCACAGTTAATATACAGTGACATTGCTGGGGTAAATGTGAAATAAGGACCTCCATTAATGGCGATGAACTCTTGTCCTGCTAACTGAAATTCAATTGCCATGACACTTCCTTCATTTCCTTCGCCGGGAGCGTTTAGATGCTCGGTCGTTAAAATTTTTGAATCTGCAAAAATACTGGTGTACAAATCAACGGCTTCTTGTGCTTCATTATCAAACCACAAATGAGTGATGATCTTTTGCATGTTGTTTCCTCTTTCCTTTTAGTTGAACAGGCTATTAGCACTGGGCAAATGCGGCTTTTAATAAAGCAAACGTTAATGAGTAAGTGTCAAAATAAAGCGATTGCCTTTGTTCATTTAAGCATACTTGGATGAGCTAGAGTGTCAATTAAAAAGTTTTATTTCAACTAATATCTTCTAAAAAGTCCATTCTTTTCTTTCATTTAACAAATACAAGTATGACAGCCTTTATCTTACGTTTGCTTTCTTAGAAAACTTAGGAATGAACTATTTTAACATCATTATCTGGGCCTTCATTACCGATGTTATCGATTACCAAGAAGTCCAAACCGGAGAACGTGAAGACGGTACGGTTTATGCTGTATACTCTTTCTCTCGTAAAATTGAGCAAGCATTAGCTGGTGGTTTAGGTGGATTTGCCTTAACGGCTATTGGATATGCTTCTACGGCTACAGTCCAAAATACGGCTGTTCTAGGTAAGCTTTACTCTGTTGCGAGTATCGTACCAGCTATTGGGAGCATATCACTGCTTGTTGCTGCTTGTTTGTTCTTTATTTATCCATTAGACAAAAACACTGTTAACGCTAACGTGGCTACTCTATCAGCACGTCGCAATCAACAATAAAGGTATTAACCTTATCATTTTAAATACAAAGCAAGAGAGTTGATCGAACTCTCTTGCTTTGTTTTATGGGCAAAAAAAGGTGCTGATCCTATCGTTCGTCAGCACCTTCTTTACTATTGTATTAACGTATCAAGCCTTTATAGAACCGGTCATACCTGCGACAAAACTCTTTTGCATCGCAACAAATAAAATCAGAGTTGGAATGGTAGCTATCACAATAGCTACCATTTGAACACCGTAATTGGCGACATAAGAAGCGGAAGAAAGTCCAGAGATCAACAATGTCATTGTATATTTGTCTTCCGTCTGCAAGATGATCAACGGCAAAAGATAACTGTTCCATGAATTCATAAAAGAATAGATCGTTGCCGCGGCATACGTTGATTTCATCATGGGGAACACGAGTCTGAAAAAGATACCATAGCTGCCTGCACCTTCGATCCGTCCTGAATCAATGATTTCATTTGGAAAGGATTTAAAGCTTTGCCGAAAGAAAAAAATCAAGAAAAGATTGGATACAGACGGCAAAATAAGGGCTAAATGTTGATTGACTAGATGAAAACCAGCCATCATTTTAAACAATGGGATCACGAGTGCAGCAAAAGGAATCATCATAAACAGCAAAAAAATCGAATAAATTATTTCGCTTTTACGCGTTTTAAATTTTTCAAAACCAAATGCTGCCAATGACGTTACCAACAAGCTTAAAACTACCGTGATGAGCGTAACTTTAATCGAATTCCACATGATCAACGGTATATTGTAACCCTCAAACAAACTTTTGAGATTAACTAAAAATTGATTTCCCAAAGTGATTTTACCTTCAGCAATTTGATTGGAGGTATTGGTCGCGCCTGCCACCATCCAATAGAAAGGGAAAATCGAAATAATCGAACAGATGATCAGGAACAAGTATTTTAAAGGGGTCAGTATTTTTGATTTCATAACGTTCTCCTTTCCTCTTAGACTGAAAACGGCTATTCCTTATTAGTGACTGCTAATTGAATGACCGATAGAATAGCGATGATCACTACCAGCGCCCAAGATAGCGTTGCTGAGTAACCAAAATTGGATGTGTAGACAAACGAATGATTATAAATCAGCTGAGCAGCTGTCAGTGTTTCATTGGAAGGCCCGCCGCCAGTCAAGTTGACTACTTCATCAAACAACTGAATGGTTCCAATCGTCGAGGTAATAGTAGTAAAAACAATGACCGGTTTAAGTTGCAGAATAATAACAAAGAAGAATTTTTGAAAGGCATTAGCACCGTCAATTGAAGCAGCCTCTAACGTTTCTGTTGAAATATTTTGCAATCCAGCTAGGTAAAAAATCATATTATAGCCAGTCCAACGCCAACACAATGCCATGATCACCGTTACTTTCGCCCAAAAAGGACTGTTGAGCCAATTGATTGGATCTTGAATCAACCCGATCGTCAGTAACATCTTGTTCACGATCCCACTGACTTGGAACATCATTTTGAATAATACTGCATAAGAAACCAATGACGTCACACATGGCAGAAAAAGAGCCAACATGAAAAAGTTTTTCCCTTTCAATTTTGGTGAATTTAAAATAAAAGCTAACAGCAATCCTAACACCAACATAATAGGCACCTGAAAAATTAAGTACGTAAAATTGTTCATCAAGGCTTTAACAAAAACTTTATCGTGAAACATGCGGATATAGTTATCAAATCCAGTAAAAACTGATTGGATTCCTTGCATATTATGAAAGGAGATATAAATGGAATAAAAAATTGGATACAATAAGAAAACACTTCCGAAAATCACCGCAAACACAATAAATTTCCAAACTTCCCGCTGTCCTGAGGATTTTTTAGGTTTCATAGCCGTTCTCCTTTCTCTTAGTTTGAAAACTGTCTTAATTAATAAAAAAACAAGCAGCAGACTTTTAAGCTAAAGAACAGCCGCTGCTCGTTCAACTAAATTTATTCTCCAACTTGCATATTGTAATACTCTTCCGCTTGTTCAAGCATTTCATCTAATGTCAGTTTGTCATCGAAATAATCCTGTAAAACAGATCTTAAAGCATCTACTGCTACGTTTGTATTTACACCGTAATCGACTCCTGGAATTTCAGCTGACCATTCAGAAAAGTCTTTGTAAATCTGCGCATCATTAAAATACGGGTCTTTGTATTGGTAGGCTTCCCCTGTTTGAGAAGGAATGTAAGTTCCGACTGCTCCTTTATCCACAAGGATTTCTTGGTAAAACTCATCATTGCCAGCAAATTCCGTTTTAAGGAAATCAATAGCGAGGTCTTTATTAGGCGAATCTTCTAGAACTGCCCAGCTAGAGCCTCCCAAATTTGAAAAATGAGTAGCGTTTTCTACTGTTTCCAGTTTCGGTATATTCGTATATGCCCATTTGCCCGCTTGGTCTTCTGCTGATTTAATGGTTGCCGAATACCAGACGGCTGAATTAACCGCTGCCACTTCTCCGCTGGTAACCGCTCCAATACCCTCTGCTGCAAAGTAATCGACTGGTTTTGCCAATTGGTTTTTTTCTATGTCTTTAAGAATGACGGCCATCTCTCTAATAACAGGATTATCTTTGAAAAATACTTTTCCCTGATCGTCAAAATACCAAAGTCCAGCAGATTGCATGGCCATTTGCATATAATGTGTCCCTCTGTTAGGAATGAAAGCCACGAACCATTTGCCGGTTTTTTCTTTTACATCTTTGCCGATTTGAACGAATTCTGACCAAGTCAAATCTTGCATATCTTCAGGCGAGTAGCCGGCTTCTTCCAAATAATCGGTCCTATAGTACAGTCCAGCTGAGCCAGAATCGAATGGAATGGCATAAACACCGTCATTATGCGTTACGGCATCGACCTTATACTGAGCAAACTCTTCGAAAGCGATATCATTTGATAATTCAGCAAATTTATCTTCATAGTTAATAAAAAAGCTTTGTGTATCATAATCTTCTATTAATACGATATCTGGTAACCCTTCCGATACACCCGATGTAAATCCAGAAACCATTTTTTGCTTGGTATCCTCATTAGACATCTCCACCACATTTACTTTAAAATCTTCATGTCCGTCCTTTTTGTAATACTCTCCGGCCATTTCCATAATCGGGATATTGAAATTTTTATCCCACGCCCAAACGGTCAACGTTGAATCGTCTGAGCCTGCTGACTGCTTTGCCTCATTCCCGCCAGAATCAGAACATGCTGCAAGCAAAGATAAACTTAATGCACTGTAAAGTAAAACTGCCCACTTTTTCTTCATATCCTTAACCTCCAAAGTAATTTTTTAGAACACCTTTATTTTTTGCACTTGTATTTTCTTCATAATAACACGTTTCGGCCTCCTAACATAAATGAAACGCTTTCATTCTTGACCAAACTTTTACTTCCCAAAATACCTCTGCTGTTAAAAACAACAGAAACCGTTTTCTTTGATTGAAAACGGAGCATATGCGATAATTGCGGTAATGAAGAATGGAGGTATTCTAATGGCAGATGCACGGGAAAAAGCACTAAAAATTATTAGCAAAAATAATATTGGTACGATGTCCACCATTTCTGACAACAAACCCGTTTCTCGTTACATGACTTTTTTTAACGAAGGTTTTGTTCTTTATACCCTTACAGACAAACGCACAGAAAAAGTTGAAGATTTAAAGAAAAATCCTAACACATTTGTTTTGCTAGGCTATGACACTGGTTTACTGCACAACCAATATGTAGAGATTGAAGGAAAAACGTCTCTTACAGACGACCAATCGTTAATCGAGCACCTTTGGAGTCCGTATATGAACCTTATCTTTGATGGAAAAGATGATCCCAATATTCTCATTTTACAAATCCAACCAGAAACTGTTTCTCTTAAAGGAACAAAAGATGCAGAAGTTATTTCTATCGATTTAAGTTAATTCCATTAAAAAGGGGACTGAGAATTTAATTCTCAGTCCCCTTTTTAATACTATTTTTATCCTGTAAAAACTTATTCAGAGCATTTATTCTTCGATCTCTCCACTTAACTCAATGATCTTGTTGACCGATTCATCTAAATAATGAATGGTATCATTCAAAGGTTTATCGGTCGTAATATCTACGCCAGCCTTTTTGGCTGCTTCAGCTGGTTTGTATTGGTCGCCCATTGCTAAAAACTCCAGCCATTCTGCAACAGCAGGCTGTCCTTCTGCTTTTATACGCAAGAATGCTTGTGTAGCAATCGTTAATCCAGCAGAATACGTGTAAGAATACAGTCCCATATAATAATGGATTTGGCGCATCCAAGTCAATTCAGCACCAGGATTGATTTCTACTGCATCTCCCCAGAATTGCTCTAAAACAGCTCGTTTGAGCTCGCTTAATTTCGCTGCATCAAAACCTTTGCCGGCATCGATCAATTTATAAACTTCACGTTGATAAGCAGCTTCCAATAAATGCGTAATAAAATTATGGAAATAAGTGTTTGTAAGCATATTGGTTAATGCAAAGCGCTCCATCCGCGGATGATCGCTTTTACGTGCTAAAGAATCTGTCAGCAGCAATTCATTAAAGGTTGAAGGAGCTTCAATTAAATAAAGAGATGGGTTCTCACCTAAAATAGAATTGTTTTCTGCAGCTAATAAGCCTTGTCCAGCATGTCCGATTTCATGGATAAACGTATAAACATCTGACAACTGGTTAGACCAAGACATCAAGATATACGGGTGTTTGCCATAAGGACTTGTACAAAATCCGCCCGTCGACTTCCCTTTGTTTTGCACAAAATCAACCCAACGTTCTGGATAAGCTTGCATTACTTTAGCGACATAATCTTGCCCTAACGTACTTAACGCATCCTCAACGATTTCTTTAGATTGTTCGACCGTTACTTCAACAGCATACTCGGGATCTAAATCGATTTTTAAATCTGCGTAAGTCATTTTATCCAGTCCACTGACTTCCTTAACATGAGTAATGTATTTTTGCATCACGGGTGCCAAGTCTTCCATGATCGTATCGATTTGCCGGTTGTATAAGTCTTGATCTACTTCTTGGTCATACAGCAAGTAATCAAAGACTGAATCAAACCCACGCATCGTAGCCATCGTTTTTTCTTTTTGGACTTGTGTATAATAAGCCTCTGCTACTACATTTTGGTAGTGGCTAAGCGTTTCTGAAAACTTGTCAAACGCAGCACGGCGAATAGCTGTGTCTGAATGGTACATATAATAATCTTCATATAATACAAAGCTCAGCGGGTACTCTTTTCCCGCTACTGTAAACGTTCCGAAATCCATATCCGCTAAACGAGCTTGCTCATATATGGCTCCTGCTGCATCTAATGTAGGTTCCAATTGTGCCAAAGCTTTTTCCACAGCCGGGTCTAATTGGATTTGTTTGTTTTCTTTCGTATGGCGAATATATGAGGCGAATTGCGGTACTTCTTGTGCAACTTGATCCAATACGCTTGCTTCGCTGCTCACCAGTTCCGAATCAAAAAAAGACAACTGAGCACTGATTTCTGCCATCAAATTGTTCATTTGACGAGAAAGTTCAGTATTAGCGGGATCGGTAATATCCGCTGATTCCGGCAGAAAAGCATAATGATGCGTCCAGGTCATCGTCTGCATAATGGTTTCATAGTCTTTCAAAGCCGCTATGATAGTTGCTGCATTTCCTAACTTGCCTTCATAATTTTTGCAGAACTGTTCAACGTTTCTTTTCATTTCGGCTACAGCCGCATCAAAATCTTCTCGAGTTTCGTATAAGGCTGTGAGGTCCCATGTTAATTCTTCTGGGACATCTGCCCGATTTTTTAATTCTTCTTGTGCCATGCTTATCCGCTCCTTTTTAGTTATTCTTGATTTTAACCTAATTTTAATCCTGTATAAACTAGTATAGCACTTAATGTGAAAACCTAAAGAATTAATTTGTACACAACAGGATTTTCGATTTCTAAGCGTTCTTTCCCCTCTTGGTACCTTAAACAGAATAATTCCTCCAGTTCTTGATTTCTAGTATACTGAATTTGGACAACATATTAACGACAAAAGGAGCATGGTAAAATGAGCAAATTAAAAGACAAAGTCGCAATTGTTACTGGAGCCACTTCTGGTATAGGGGAATCAACAGCAAAATTGTATGCTGCTGAAGGTGCAAAAGTCGTTGTCGTCGGCAGAAATGAAGAACGTGGAGCAGAAGCAGTTGCTGCCATCAAAGAGGCTGGCGGAGAAGCGATGTTTATTTCAGCCGATATGACAAAACATACAGAAGTTGAAGAATGTGTCGCTAAAACGCTGGAAAAATACGGAACGATCGATATTCTTTTTAATAGTGCCGGAATCCATGATGCTTATGACAATGCGTTAGAAACCGATGAAGAGTCGTGGGATAAACTGATGGCTATTAATGTAAAAGGTCCTTTCCTGCTTTCTAAAGCTGCTCTGCCAACGATGTTGGATAAAGGCAAAGGAACCATTATCAATGTCGGCTCGCAATCTAGTTTTGTCGCAGGCGCGGGCGGTGCAGCTTATGTGACTTCAAAACACGCCATTGTCGGTTTTACAAAGCAATTAACGTATGATTTTGGCAGAAAAGGCATTAAAGCTAATTTAATTGCTCCCGGCTTTATTGATACTGAAATGACTGAAGGCATTGATGACCCTAGACTAAAAGACATTCCTGCTGAACGTGCTGGTAAACCAGAGGAAGTCGCAGCATTGGCTTTGTTTTTAGCTTCCGATGAATCCGATTATATACAAGGCGCAGAAATAAAAATTGACGGCGGTTGGACTGTCGGCCGATGAACTATAACGGCTCTTTGTCAAATCGTGTTAGCGTCTCTGAGGGTTGGGATTTCAAGGTTGTAGAATCCAATCATTTCACTTACCAACACCAAAAATGATAGAACCACTGTAAACCAATAGATACCCTGCTATTCTAAAGATGGTTAGAATAGTAAGGTATCTATTTTTACTTAATTATTCTATTTTCTATAAAAAACCGTTTATATATAGCATAATCACTAGCAGACGAATTATAATAAAGCTTGACGTATGTTTTTAATAAAATCAGTGAAAACGAGGTAATTGAAGATGAAGAAAAAAAGGATTTTTGAAATTATTCAAATTGGGCGCGATACGGATATTTTAAGCAGAATATTTGATTTTACGATCGTTACAGCCATTTCAGCAAACTTAGTCCTCACTATTTATTCTACTTTCGATAGTTCCATAGATTATGCTGGTATCATTCATACGGTTGAAATGGCAACGGTTATACTGTTTACCATTGAGTATGGACTAAGAATATGGACGGCTAACTATCTTTATCCAAATACTTCAAAAAGCAGAGCTATCTTCAAGTATGCCTTTTCTTTTACAGGTCTTGTTGATTTTTTATCTTTTTTCCCTTTTTACCTGCCGTTCTTTTTCCCAGATGGCGCTGTAGCCTTTCGGATATTCCGAGTCGTCCGAATTTTACGACTATTTCGAATCAACCAATACTATGATTCGCTCAATGTTATTACAGATGTCCTTAAAAATAAAAAACAACAATTGATTTCATCTGTTTTTATTATTTTTGTTTTAATGACCGCTGCTTCATTAGTGATGTATAACTTTGAACATGCAGCCCAGCCGGATGTATTCACTAACGCTTTTTCAGGCTTTTGGTGGGCTGCCTCTTCATTGCTGACAGTTGGATATGGAGATATCTATCCGATCACTTTAGCCGGAAAATTATTTGGCATTGTTATTACTTTTTTAGGAGTAGGAATGGTTGCTATTCCCACTGGTATTTTGTCTGCTGGATTTGTTGAGCAGCTTACCACTGTGCAGGAACCAAACTCCATCCAGTATTGTCCTCATTGCGGAAAAAAATTACTGTAAACATCAAGCTTTCCATCCAGAAATAAACAACAGCCTAATCAAGAATCGGATTTCCTTTTCTGTTGGCTGTTGTTTTCTTTTTTATAGTTTTCTGCTGGTCATTTTACTTTACCTGTCGTAGTAAATAGAGTATACTTTAATTACTACGATAGATGAAGTAAAAGAGGGGATCAATTTGATATCAAGTGATGTCATGCGCGGCTTTAATAGTTTAATTATTTTGTCCATTTTAATGAAAGGGGATTCTTATGGTTATCAAATCTCAAATACCATTAAAGAAATAACCGGCGGAGCTTATGTGATGAAAGAGACGACATTATATTCTGCGTTTAATCGTTTAGAAAAACAAAAATTGATTCAAGCTTATTCCAGTACTGAAACGTACGGCAAACAACGGACCTATTACACCCTCACTCCCTTAGGCAAACAAACGTATTTTGATAAAGTAACGGAATGGAAGGAAACAAAAGACATCATCGACCAGTTTATCAAGGAGGAGAACCGCTAATGGATACGATTGTAAATTATGTTGACTCGATTTTTATAAACTTGCCGCAAACTCCAGAAATGTTCAGACTTAAAGAAGATATGCTGCTCAATATGGAAGAAAAATACAATCAATTGAAAGCAGAAAATCGCAGTGAGAATGAAGCTATCGGAACGGTTTTAGCTGAATTTGGCAATATTGACGAAATCATTGAAGCTTACAATTTGGAGACAGATGACCAAGATGAAGAAAATAACCATACCGTATTCTTATCTCATGAAGAAGTTGAAGACTATTTATCTCACCGCGCAAAATTCAGTTTAGGTATCGCAGCTGGAGTGTTCCTTTGTATTCTAGCCCCTGCTATTATGCTGCTGGTTCAAGAAGTTTCAAGCTTTTTACCGTTCATCAATCATGCAGCGGAGGATACGCTGATTATTTTCTCTCTCATTCCGCTATTCTTATTTATTGCACTTGCTGTTGGTTTGTTTGTTATTTTTGGAATAAAAGAACAGCAATATGAACTGACAGATCGAACGATTTCAATTGACTCAACTACTCGTTCAGAATTAAACAGTGAACTGAAAAACTTTAAACCGCAATTTGCCAAAGCAATTGCTTCAGGAGTCGTTCTTTGTATTATCGCTCCTATCGTTCTGTTGTTGTCGATTGTATTATTAGGCTACGATAATTATTGGTCGGTTATCTTTTTGCTTAGCTTCGTTGCTGTGGGTGTTTTCCTGTTCGTATTTTCTGGGATTATTCATGCAACTTATCATAAACTGTTGGCTATTGGATCCTATGCCCCTAAAAAAGTGGCTGCTGAGAAATTGATTGATACTGTAGCAAGTATTGTTTTTCCTCTTGCTGCGGCAGTTTACGTTATATCCGGCTTCCTTTTTAACACTTGGGGAACAGCTTGGATCATCTTTCCGATTGTCGGTATACTCTTTGCTGTTTTTGCTGCCGCATCCGAAAGCCTCGGCTCATTAAGACGCAGAAAATAACAGATAAATTCCACAAAATCGGTTCAAATAAAAGAATCATACCCTCCTAGAATACTGGAGTGATATGATTCTTTTGTTGTTATGCAAGGTTGAATTAGTTTTTACTGATATTGTCTCAGTCTTTAGGCCATCTTGCTTGAAGACTGCACCTGTTTCGAAAGTTATTAAACCGTTATTTCAATCAGATTTTTTTCTGGATCTTCTATTACGCTCTCATAATAACCGTCGCCTGTCAGTCGTGGTTGGCTTGTACATGTATAACCATCGCTGATTAGCTTATTGGTCAATTCATCTACTTTTTCTTTGCTTCCGACAGAAAAAGCGATATGTGCCCAGCCTAAAATTTCTGTTGATGACTGTTGGTTCACGTCTTCCCGCTCCATGATTTCTAAACGAGCCCCTTCTTTAAACGTAAGGAAATAAGACTTAAATTTTTTTATAGGATTATGATACAACTCATTTGATTGTGCTTCAAAATAAGTTTCATAAAATATTTTTGCTGCTTCCAAATCTTTTACCCATAGAGCCAAGTGTTCTATTTTCATAATGGATTCCATCCTTTATTAGTTTTTGTGTGAACTGCTGCTTATTTCGTTTGCGTTTCTAATAGATACTCTGCTTATCAGCTCTTTTATAACGACTGAACCGAAGCCTTTAATAAGCACAGTATACAAAGTAAACCCTTCCAAGTCAATGAGCTGACGACTTGCTTTTTTTCTGTTATGCTGAATAAACAATAGGGGTCGTTTAACTAGTGGTGCATTAAAAATGATGCTGCATAATCGGAGTTTTTCGGCCTCAGCCGAAAAGCACAGATGATCAACTGCTGGTTCAATTTGTTTACAAAAAGACATTTTAAATGATACTTGTCTATAAATCCAGTCCTTTAGAGTGGTCTTGAATCATCCATTAGAGAGGACTTTTTATTTTTCGCAGAGAAATCAGTCTGCTTTTTTGCACCACTAGTGGAATCATTTAAATAAAACCCAAAGGAGAATAGATATGACTGAACTAAACAGACAAGCTGCTACGATCGAACGAGCAACTTTGGGCATGGGTTGTTTTTGGGGACCAGACAGCCGCTTTGGCCAACTGCCTGGTGTTATCCGAACACGCGTCGGCTATGCTGGCGGCACGACAACTGATCCAACTTATCGAACGATTGGAGACCATACAGAAACTCTTGAAATAGAATTTGATCCTGAAATCCTTTCTTATGAAGAAATTTTAACGGTTTTTTGGCAAAATCATGATGCAGCAAAAGACCGTTTTTACAAGGAACGTCAATACATTTCGCTTTTGCTCTATCATAGTGAAGAGCAAAAAAGGATTGCCTACCAAATCAAAACCGAACAAGAGCAAATTTTAGGAAAAGAAATCCAAACAGAATTTCAACCCTACACTGTTTTTTATTGTGCTGAGCATCGCCATCAAAAGTATTTTTTGAGACGTTTTTCGAAAGCAATGGACTCTCTTCTACCTCTTTTTCCAAGCGACAAGGCTTTTGTCGATTCAACTATTGCTGCACGTTTGAATGGTTTCGTTAGAGAATTTGGTACCTTAAAAGACATAAGGGCAGAAATCCATCATTGGGGCCTTGATCCAGATAATGAACATGTATTGAAAGAACTACTGGAGAACATTAAATGGTAATTCAGTTTCTCTTTAAAAGCCGGCTGATCGAAGGAATCC is a genomic window of Carnobacterium sp. CP1 containing:
- a CDS encoding carbohydrate ABC transporter permease translates to MKSKILTPLKYLFLIICSIISIFPFYWMVAGATNTSNQIAEGKITLGNQFLVNLKSLFEGYNIPLIMWNSIKVTLITVVLSLLVTSLAAFGFEKFKTRKSEIIYSIFLLFMMIPFAALVIPLFKMMAGFHLVNQHLALILPSVSNLFLIFFFRQSFKSFPNEIIDSGRIEGAGSYGIFFRLVFPMMKSTYAAATIYSFMNSWNSYLLPLIILQTEDKYTMTLLISGLSSASYVANYGVQMVAIVIATIPTLILFVAMQKSFVAGMTGSIKA
- a CDS encoding CAP domain-containing protein, which produces MKRFLSTVVMLALAIVIGFWLGSTNVLDGTKIGDALSFITEKIPVPQDWKILLPDESESSMPQVPNNKAAESSSSVPATIDEEDETSTIDYVAIEDHILELLNDLRQEKNLNALKPNEQLKKASRQRAKETKESFAHTRPDGREMATIFEEPEYEYVYQLVGENIGMATYYLDEEGMAELMFGGWKNSPGHYENMVRENFEEIGIGVYYDGETLYAAQLFGTPR
- a CDS encoding ABC transporter substrate-binding protein; the encoded protein is MKKKWAVLLYSALSLSLLAACSDSGGNEAKQSAGSDDSTLTVWAWDKNFNIPIMEMAGEYYKKDGHEDFKVNVVEMSNEDTKQKMVSGFTSGVSEGLPDIVLIEDYDTQSFFINYEDKFAELSNDIAFEEFAQYKVDAVTHNDGVYAIPFDSGSAGLYYRTDYLEEAGYSPEDMQDLTWSEFVQIGKDVKEKTGKWFVAFIPNRGTHYMQMAMQSAGLWYFDDQGKVFFKDNPVIREMAVILKDIEKNQLAKPVDYFAAEGIGAVTSGEVAAVNSAVWYSATIKSAEDQAGKWAYTNIPKLETVENATHFSNLGGSSWAVLEDSPNKDLAIDFLKTEFAGNDEFYQEILVDKGAVGTYIPSQTGEAYQYKDPYFNDAQIYKDFSEWSAEIPGVDYGVNTNVAVDALRSVLQDYFDDKLTLDEMLEQAEEYYNMQVGE
- a CDS encoding VOC family protein, giving the protein MQKIITHLWFDNEAQEAVDLYTSIFADSKILTTEHLNAPGEGNEGSVMAIEFQLAGQEFIAINGGPYFTFTPAMSLYINCETQLEVDTIWDTLVLEGEPGECGWLTDKYGISWQVVPTVLRKLLTDADPVKRDAVSTAMFKMKKTRDNRITKSL
- a CDS encoding NADPH-dependent FMN reductase — protein: MDLAEYEMVFSDGRNYWEYDGDAKYIAETIMAADAIIIGTSTFQASIPATLKNIFDLLPVSF
- a CDS encoding pyridoxamine 5'-phosphate oxidase family protein, with translation MADAREKALKIISKNNIGTMSTISDNKPVSRYMTFFNEGFVLYTLTDKRTEKVEDLKKNPNTFVLLGYDTGLLHNQYVEIEGKTSLTDDQSLIEHLWSPYMNLIFDGKDDPNILILQIQPETVSLKGTKDAEVISIDLS
- a CDS encoding carbohydrate ABC transporter permease, translated to MKPKKSSGQREVWKFIVFAVIFGSVFLLYPIFYSIYISFHNMQGIQSVFTGFDNYIRMFHDKVFVKALMNNFTYLIFQVPIMLVLGLLLAFILNSPKLKGKNFFMLALFLPCVTSLVSYAVLFKMMFQVSGIVNKMLLTIGLIQDPINWLNSPFWAKVTVIMALCWRWTGYNMIFYLAGLQNISTETLEAASIDGANAFQKFFFVIILQLKPVIVFTTITSTIGTIQLFDEVVNLTGGGPSNETLTAAQLIYNHSFVYTSNFGYSATLSWALVVIIAILSVIQLAVTNKE
- a CDS encoding MFS transporter, whose protein sequence is MNYFNIIIWAFITDVIDYQEVQTGEREDGTVYAVYSFSRKIEQALAGGLGGFALTAIGYASTATVQNTAVLGKLYSVASIVPAIGSISLLVAACLFFIYPLDKNTVNANVATLSARRNQQ